The following nucleotide sequence is from Branchiostoma lanceolatum isolate klBraLanc5 chromosome 18, klBraLanc5.hap2, whole genome shotgun sequence.
ATGGAAAAAAGGGTGGAAGGGGGTCAAGTGCCTTCTGTTATTCAATTATTGTCGCGATAGATTTTTAGCTCTATTCTTAGGCAGGAACACACTCAGGCATTGATTTTAGATCGTTTGAAGTGGTAGTTTTGGTCTCTATAGTCTACACTACGGAAGCATGCTTGTTAACAGTCACGCCAAGTGAGGTTGTTTGTCTTAGATGACCATGACGTTTGCGACAATGCTACTTAAATGGTTTCCCACGGACATTTGTGCCCATGAAGTGACTTGACAATAGGTGTAGGATCCTAAAATGATACAAGTTTCTGTCATAGAAGACACTGTACTTAGCATAAGACCCACTTACACACCAATATACGTGACGTATTTTGTTCAAAATGGCGTATTCGTTATCAAAAGTATCTGCAATAGAAATTCGATCTTGCACTAGCAGACAGAGGGTTGCACTAGACAGGTTTATTCTCCTTGAATATTGTGATGTATGATATAATGCAGATTTTTGATTACGTAAGGATACAATTCAACAtatggctgtgtgtgtgtgtgtgtgtgtgtgtgtgtgtgtgtgtgtgtgtgtgtgtgtgtgtgtgtgtgtgtgtgttacaccgttacatgtatgcatgtgtatgtaacgtgtgtgtattttgtgtgcatccatgtaacgttatgtgttgtGCGTGTGTATCTGTGTTTCAATTTGTGTGTTCGTGCGTATTACAATTGCAAGTGCGTTACAAGACTTAcaagtgtgtgcatgtgtgtttaaTACAAGTGTGTGTGCCTTACAAGTGTGTGTAAGTATGTCACaagcgtgtttgtgtgttacAAGTTTGTATTTGTTACAAGTGTGTGTGGTACAAGTGTGTGTGGTACAAGTATGTGTGGTACAAGAGTATGTggtacacgtgtgtgtgtgtgtgttacacatacaggtgtgtgtgtgtctgtgtgtatcctgttttttgtgtttgtgtaacgCTGGGTAGGCTGTAGTATGACCTGACGTTATCGTTATAGCTAATTGCCGCGGTGTAATGTCCGGATCCAGTGCTGATATTCAATTCTCGTTTTATATTTCAGATATAGATCTGACATTGTGACTACGTCGTTAACGTTATTAAGTGACGTCACGTGCCATGGCGGGAAAGACGACTCTTTTCATTGGTGTTCTGTGTATCTGTATCCTTGCCAACGTTCTCCTCAGCAAGTTTCCAATCACTGTCACCATTGGCTGGCCCCACGCAAACACCACTGGCGTGCAGTTCCACCTGGTAGGCATAGGTGTCCCCAGTGCACAACAAAACGTTCTACCCGTGATGCAAAGGGCAACGATTAACTCGACTTTAACCGCTTTTCACGTAAATCCATCGGCTGCCGTCCCTGCTACAAATCACACAAGACTCAACGTGGCACATATTCTACGCAATAGCACACATAAGCCAACCCTCAACGAAGATACGACTTTGAACAATTCATCGTTTATCGGGAAAACTGAAAACATTTCTCTGCGAAACGATACAATCGAAGATCCTCAGACCATTGCTAGGTGGAGGGAAgaaatgtattgtaaaataAAGAGGAATGTTCCATTCTCCACGATAACTAAGAACTCCACGAAGATTGAGAATCGCTCGGACGAAGCTGTTCTACCCCAGAAGAGTTTGGAGAACCTTGTCCACTTCAACTCGTGTGCGGTTGTAAGCAGCAGTCATGGGCTTAGAATTCACACATACGGACGGGAGATAGGTATGTACTCCGGTGTGTAGCTAGATTTTCTGCTTCTTGGGCTAGGCGCGGGAGTGGAGTTAGGGCTGGGATTGAGGCTACtctagggttggggttggggttggggttaggactAGTGTTGGGGTTAGGACTAGGGTTGGGATTAGGactagggttggggttggggttggagTTAGgactagggttggggttaggactagggttggggttggggttaggactAGGGTTGGGTTGGGGTTAGGACTAGGGTTGGGTTGGAGTTAGGACTAGGGTTGGAGTTAGgactagggttggggttaggactAGGGTTGGGTTGGAGTTAGgactagggttggggttaggactagggttggggttggggttggagTTAGgactagggttggggttaggactggggttggggttaggactagggttggggttggggttaggactagggttggggttggggttaggactagggttggggttggggttaggactggggttggggttaggactagggttggggttgggttTAGGGttgggttggggttagggttggggttggggttagggctagggttggggttaggactagggttggggttggggttaggactagggttggggttggggtaaggactagggttggggttggggttaggacgggttggggttggggttaggactagggttggggttaggattagggttgCGGTTGGGGTTAGgactagggttggggttagaTTCCTTGACTTGGAGTATAGTTTAATTTTCATTCTATGATTtgccaactcagatgaacttttatgCTGACATCGGAATATGACATGACTCGGCGTctttcaatttgttttcagATGACCACGACGCCGTTCTGAGATTCAACTGTGCTCCCACagaaaagtttgaaaagttTGTCGGCAACCGGACGGACCTACGTCTAATCAACACGAAGATCCCTGGAATAACGTGCAAAAAGGAATTTTTGAACGACAGCATCGCCATGTTTAACCACGAAATCACTGTCATCAGAAACTTTGGCGCAATCAATTTCGGAAAACGGGGCATTGACGCCAGAAAAGACAGGTTTCGTgtttttgaaaacttgaaaaaatACAGGAGGACACATCCAAACAGGACAATGCCTTTTATACAGAGGCCTGACTTTGGGAAAAACATTGTCACTGAACTCAGGCGTTTCTGCGTCGCTACAGGAAGatgcaagaaaacaaacttgtcGCCCAGTACTGGTATGTTTGGTAAGTAGCCTTTGATATATAATaagtattgttttgtataataattATTTATGAGGCCATGTTAACTTTATTATGAGTGACATCCGCGCACGTATCActtttcgtccgtttcaaaGAAAAGGGAGAAGAcgagaaagaacaaaaatgaagaatctatttttcGGTATGCCACAGTCTGTTTGTTTAGTCATCtgttcaacctttctgaccacttagatttcataatgaaggtaatatttttgcaaaacttttttttcgtatgctcgcatcagttttggggttccaaaCGATGTCATCTAATCAACATCGCCTGAGCCAATGTTGTTTCGGCTAtatatgcagggctcgaaatagtgggtgcatgtgcacctgtgtgcacccaaaattggagctgagcacctaatttttgactgtgggtgcaccagtggacctagatatttttgtaggctataggataaggatactattgtacactaagtatacagaatattcctgaaaagtaagtatcagaaaaaagtaatataacctttttatttaatgtatcacttgtttgaaatcttaaagttagctatagaattacagattgaagttctaaggagcgttaaactttgtaattatgtttttctGACACTCAGTTTTATTCTATGCGGTGCAACcaacattttttctgtgcatctaatttcttgggttgggtgcaccagtttccaaaaataaatttcgagccctgatatgcGTTACATTTTGGTGACGACCTAAGGGGAGACCTTAAACACGGTACTTTGAAAGAGTTGGGAATGTTCCAAAAGAATCATATTACAAAAGAATTGGGTTCAAACAATATGTCATTCTACAGTAGTGCTACTAAAGTATTGCTACTTATTATACGAACGCAGTGTTTTGGCCAACGTTTAATTTAAGCGGGTTTCGAGTGCCTTTGTCAGGGCATAATGCCActgcttgtgtttgtgtccgCATTTTTATGCAGCTACATCCTGCGACAAACAGTGCGTGGAAGAGCCCATTTTTCTTGAGGAAGGCAACTCAACGCCGTTTAAACGTTGGTGCGAAAAGGCTGTGGCTGTGTAAAGACAACGTTATTTCCAAAGTATTATCATTTGTAGTAAGAGTTGTACACGTTATTTCTATACACAATATAAAGCACTCACCAACAAGTTTTAGGTCAGTCCTCTGACCCTTCCCAAGTTGAAATAACCCGAAGCCTAcgtcacgtgacctgaacggaagtgtgacgtcagcaaagggtcaaaggtcccGGCAGTtggtatcggcccccgtctctgttgagggatagTCGATGGGCTCCGACGTAGATAACCTCATCTTTATATTGTACGGTACTGAAATAAAGAGTAAAActcttactactagtatgtcaaTACTGTCATGGATAAACCTTTATACGAATAATGATGATAACGAattatttgtgtttcttttttaaaaggtGTTGTGATGATGCTACATCTCTGTAACTGGGTCCACGTCTTCGAGATACTTCCTTCCAACAGTGACAACACCAACCTAAGGTATTACTACGACGAGAAGGAGAAGAAGCTTCCGCCGAACGAGGGGATCCATTCCTACAACCAAGAGCGACAGTACATCCGGACATTGTCACTGACGTCTGATCAGGACGTAGAAGATACCGGCGTGGCGTTGTTACAAGGACTGCCATTGGTCCACTGTGATTGACGTTAACAGAATTAGCCACATGCCTGCTACAAGCACTTAGACAGAACGTATCGTATAAGGTCTTGTTTGCGTATATAAGATCATAAAAGGATGATATCCCATACcgtctatagtttccaaatgttgtgttGGGAAAGATAATGTATGCTATAGATGAAATTCAACGTCAACGTTGACCAAATGTAAGGAATAGCAGAGAGAGGTTCTtcgatggaaagtgaagacagactccagttgttgtcGTGGCCGGTAAAACGATAATTATTCCAAACTCACATGTTCTCTCCTCTTTATTCCTCGAGTCGGTCTGTCTTgtctaacatactgtgttcctaaTTTTATTTCTCAACATCTTCAAGATTAGTCATAAGGGATGTGGTAAAGGAGTAACAGTATCAGAGGCAATGGAGAGCCTAGTGCCATCTTGCACAGCCTTGTACAGGATTGGTAATACACACGTGTCATGCACAGAGTACATTTCTCAGAAAGCTAGAGGAGTCCTCTACTTACACATATCTGCGTACACATATTTGATATGCACTATACTACACAAACACCCAGCAGAAACCGTCATGAATTCTATTGTAACTACAAGACAACTAGTCCTGTACATGCCTGCATGACTACACATTGTAACTGACTCAGAGATATCATGCTGATCGAGGTTTAAAACGTGACTGTCTACTTATTGTTGAAAGTTGACTTTGCCACTGCTTAAATACAAACAGTTTACCAGCCAGGCTAATCGCCAAGTAGATGTACAAGTAAATAGAACGGTTATTGGACATGTGCATGCTGATAGGTATTGTTGCAGTTACATCCGCTTGATTCACATAGTTTTTACATCGGGAAGATCACGTGACTGAATAAGCTTTAAGGAACCTAAcagcgtgatgcattgtggtctaaggtaAACGTTTAAGCCCCTGGCAATTCTTAAGTCTCTATCATGGTAATGTTTACTATTATGGCTATATACCACGGGCCTCAAACTTTGACCCTAGGTCACAATGTACATCGCCCtgctcatacgcacttgaaacTGTGAACGGGCTTATTGCGGAGATGCCTTCTCTAAGGACCGTGGCACGTGACCCCCGGTGGCGGTTGGAACACCTCCTTCGACACCTGTCCATCTTCGAACGTCAGGAAGGTGTTGTTTGCCGCGTTGACGAGCAAGGCACGTGGCAACCCTGTATGCAAAATTACAGAGATCATtaatagtggtgcgtacctaaacccgagtttaggtttaggtttggactcgagtccagaggtttaggttcaggttcggacttgaaagtccggacttgaaccaatggaatatgtgtgctacgaatattttttttcctgtttcatgtaaaattgcatattggcatatattttacatgcaatttgaaaactatgatatgcggaattatatacagtcagtaattaatgcagaagttcagttataaacaaaaaacagcaatgttttcatatttttccagtgccaATATTacgatctaaggaagctttAACATGatttaaatcaaaaaggagtgtaaaagcgagagatttttttaaagtccggacttgtttccagatgtttagatttttttggacttgaacctaaaggttaggaagaggtccggggtttaggtacgcaccactaatcattaacggtgcacaccccagttcttccgcgaccggggtccgaGGTAGTGCGTGGCAAAATAGTGACGAGAGGGTTTCGAGGGGcagggtttgagttcacatttctcataatgtgcttcgaactgatattagatactagcatggctgaaaagcgtatgaattggtgtgttttgggggaaaattgcgtttcggtcCGAGCCGTATTTCCGcaactcagttggtcttgtagcggaaaggataggctttcatcccatacacagttgatttacttcagcataattccctggaagagacagtacttAGCcttgagggtgcgcagcctccaaaaCCCCAAATGTCCCGTAAGCCCCGGTTATACTTCGGTGCCAATTAGAAAaagggtagttcacgggctgctttttttacactttcgggcgtgacctcTACGTGGCCCCGCCGGACTCCCTCTGGTTGCCGGGCTATttctgtagcctctaccaggcttccgtcctatcgttgggaaaatagtagaaatcagccgaggtactccgctgtatacagggtaggtccgctatacagtaatggaactttactgtatagcggacctaccctgtatagcgaagtacctcggctgatttctactattttcccaacgataggacggaagcCTGGCCGAGGCTTCTATTtctgggcccggccgggaaatttcaaattgaaatcTTAAAACATTCGGCAGTGGACGgaaggtctggaatgggttggctggtggttgagagtaagtcagtagtggtcagggtgtttTTGCgagtcaaaactggtcagactgctcccgacctaccaCCAAACTTGGTTGGCTAGTATTTGGGAGCCATGTCCAGCTATGTGTAATGTTATAACCCCTTAAGCTACGTGCTAGATAGCCCTGTAgctaaaaaaaggaagaaaaaaatagcGAGAGAAGCGGACTGCTAATCAGAATGATGCCCACATAACTAAGTTATAATTATTAGAAAGGTAAAGAGAAGGGGACTTCAAAACGTCACGCTTTCTTACCTGTTGCGTTATTGAAGTAATAGTCGAGGGCAAAGAGGAAGAATTCGCTCCGGAAATGACCGACGCGGACTccacttatgacgtcatttccgaTGAACTGAATGTTCGACACAAGTGGTTTCTGTGGAAACATCCCCACCAGTCggctgaaaaaaaaggtttcacgTATGAAAAAGGCAAAGCGACGCCTACCGGCTCCCTTGTAAATGCAGACACAGGATTCATGtcattgttttacttttataaTCTAAATGCAGTTTTTTTCAGGCTTCTAGTCTTAGATTTTACCACAGTTATAAAAAtgccctttgtgccactagACTACTGTTGAAATAAAGACATTACTTTTGTTCCTTATCATTACCTTTGTTTGCAAGTCACCCCTCCTTCTGGCGAAGGATATAGACTGTACATGGTCTCCTCCTTGTACCTCATGATGAAGGTATACAGGGGCGGGCCCAGTTGTGCGCATGCGTAATCGATAACACTCCGTGGCAGTCGATGATTGGTCGATGCCAATTCAAAAGAAATTCCTTCCAACACCGTCTTGATGTCGTTGGAAGAGTAGAGGTGATCATCTGAAAAACAAACTTGGTCATATTCATATTCCTTAATCataaatgtcaacatttcacTCTATCTGAGACTACAttcgaaaaaaaatgttattggaAATATTTAGATATGTAGATTATCTAATCTTGGCCATATTTGTACTCATTGATAATGAATGTCAACATTTTACCATATCTGAGAATTTATTCGAAAAAAGGTGTTCTTTGAAAGATTTAGTTATGTAGATTGACCAACCGCGGAATGGTATTCCATAGCTGTCCAACCTGGTTGCTCTGACGTCATCATCCACGTACCATCCCGCGGTGATGAACTCTCGCGAGGTTTCCATCATGACGCAAGTCTATACAAATGCAAAGAAACATATCTCAACTTCTCACTCGAATATGCCCGCctggacgttgttatgcaaatcaagacaatggtcgagacgaCAACTGcgacaactgtttacaagccaggggccttcacctttgacactgcacatgcgtagtcggaactgTGAATGGGCTTATAGGAGCATCGccataagcccattcgtagatttgagtacgcatgtgcactTGTCAAAGGTacaggcccctgagacgtaaacaagaCCCGTCCGGGCATTGGTATGCTAACCgtgacaatgtcgagacgacaAATGGTTTACAAGCCAGGATCCTTCGCATTTGACACTGTACACGCGTAGTCGGGACCGTGAATGGGCTCATTGTACCAATCACTTGATCGCGCCACGAGaatgtcaaactttacatagcCGAAGAGAAGTGATCTTACCATGAACCTGGTGAGTAACTGTAGACCCAAACCTTATAGTTCTTGGGCCATTTCGGCTGCACGACGGTGGCCACATCGTTGTGAAACTGGCTGAGGAAATAGAACAGTCCAAAGGCAGCGACAAACGACATCCCTCCTAGTGCCTCAAAAGCCGCCATTTTGTAAACTGTGTCGACCCCCTCAGCTGTGTGTAAAACGTACTTTTGACCCAATTAAGTTAgtaaatgattgacaggaattcAGACGAGATTGCATCGATGTGGACAGTCCGCGAAGTGGTTGGAAGACGTTGCAAATCTGGATGTTTGTGAATTCTCGAAGATTCGGAGAACCTTTTCTAACAATATAACTGAAATATGACTtacaatataacgttaactgAAATGTAACCTTTTTTTACTATTGGTCATCGGGAATTTAGTTATAATAACTGAACTCCTAAACATGATGAAAAATGTCGCCAGAAAGCGCAAAGAGACTATCCGAAAAAAATGAATGTCTGTATAGGTGTGTTtgctcacgtgactatgacgtaagtactgtccgccatgttggatgataaaaCAAGGAAGTTGTCAGGTAGATTTGGAATCTTTATTCACACAGACACAATTTGATCACACAATGCCACAGAGAAGAGTCTATGTCATAAACAAGAAACCATCACTTAAATGGTATTCTAAAATTCACCAGCTACCAAAGATGAGGTATAATACAATAGTAGAGTAAAAGAATAATATAATGAAACATTGCTGTAGGTCTGTGATACATTTAGATACAATATGATCCAACTTATCTACAATGTCATTGACAGACattgttacacacacacaaaaagctCCAGATTGTCTGCAAAAGTTTTACACAAGAAGAGGCATCTTTAGTTGTTTGCATACTAGGATTGCGAAACTTGTATCCATTATCTTTGGGTACTGCTGTAGTTGCCAAGTATATCGCAAGATGTCGCTAGTAAACATCGATGAATCCCAGAGTGACCCTGACCTAGGAATGTGAATCCCACAGAAACGATAGTCAGAATGAATCGGTTACTTTTCTTTGGTAGTCTTGAAATCAGCGGTGTATTTCACGACCCCACGGCAAATTTTGTAGAACCAGTAATAGTTCAATACATTAAACAAACTAACTCCACCAAAGTAGCACACGTGTATACAGAGCGGGAGGTCCCAAAACTGGGGGTCGGCCAAGGCGAGGTGCAAGAACCGCAGAGTACCAATCGTCGTGGAGACACATCTCGCGATAAAAAACGTGACCAACATGGCGAGACCGTTCCAGACGTAAGCCGTGGTCTTCTCGTAGCCAACAACTTTCAGCATCatcctgaaacaaacaaattacgTCATCAAATGAAACTTATTTTGTACTTGTCAGCATCGacgggcgccgccatcttgggatTCTGACACCTTCCGGTCACCATCTTTTTTCCGGGTTTAGAAATGAGTCGGATACCATTGCAGTGCCATTATGGATTACTATTCGGCGCAAAAGTACCACCGAGTTGCAGAATTCCAATAGATCCGTAGCTTCCTCACATATTAAGTACACATTAttacacaaaaacaacatgtaatGTTCacctacagtatttacaaatctcTCCCGACGTGCTTTTACGCGGTTAGCAATAGGGTAGATATCATATCATTACATAAACTATAAATTATTGTTTGTCTGACATATAGTAGAGGGATAGAGATAGAGGGAGAGAGATACAAAAAGAAAGGGGAAGAGAGAGGATAGAAAGAGGCTAGGGTAAATAGAGGGAAaggagagggagagggggagagagacgAAAAGAAAGAGGAAAAGAGAGGGGATAGAGAGAGG
It contains:
- the LOC136424351 gene encoding beta-galactoside alpha-2,6-sialyltransferase 1-like, which codes for MAGKTTLFIGVLCICILANVLLSKFPITVTIGWPHANTTGVQFHLVGIGVPSAQQNVLPVMQRATINSTLTAFHVNPSAAVPATNHTRLNVAHILRNSTHKPTLNEDTTLNNSSFIGKTENISLRNDTIEDPQTIARWREEMYCKIKRNVPFSTITKNSTKIENRSDEAVLPQKSLENLVHFNSCAVVSSSHGLRIHTYGREIDDHDAVLRFNCAPTEKFEKFVGNRTDLRLINTKIPGITCKKEFLNDSIAMFNHEITVIRNFGAINFGKRGIDARKDRFRVFENLKKYRRTHPNRTMPFIQRPDFGKNIVTELRRFCVATGRCKKTNLSPSTGMFGVVMMLHLCNWVHVFEILPSNSDNTNLRYYYDEKEKKLPPNEGIHSYNQERQYIRTLSLTSDQDVEDTGVALLQGLPLVHCD
- the LOC136424352 gene encoding uncharacterized protein isoform X2 encodes the protein MTCVMMETSREFITAGWYVDDDVRATRLDSYGIPFRDDHLYSSNDIKTVLEGISFELASTNHRLPRSVIDYACAQLGPPLYTFIMRYKEETMYSLYPSPEGGVTCKQSRLVGMFPQKPLVSNIQFIGNDVISGVRVGHFRSEFFLFALDYYFNNATGLPRALLVNAANNTFLTFEDGQVSKEVFQPPPGVTCHGP
- the LOC136424352 gene encoding uncharacterized protein isoform X1; this translates as MAAFEALGGMSFVAAFGLFYFLSQFHNDVATVVQPKWPKNYKTCVMMETSREFITAGWYVDDDVRATRLDSYGIPFRDDHLYSSNDIKTVLEGISFELASTNHRLPRSVIDYACAQLGPPLYTFIMRYKEETMYSLYPSPEGGVTCKQSRLVGMFPQKPLVSNIQFIGNDVISGVRVGHFRSEFFLFALDYYFNNATGLPRALLVNAANNTFLTFEDGQVSKEVFQPPPGVTCHGP